tggtgggataaaatctaaaagtaactaggtcacttattagtgggacggagggagtacaactTAAAGAGCGATCTAGGTCATGGCTCGCTCTGTCAGTTTTAGTATAACATACtaaaactgacagaattcctcATGAGTTTTTACTGTCGGGATGTTTTTACCTCCTAAACaaactcaaaacctaaatattccctcgagGGAAGATAAGAAATTCTCTTTTGATGGGGTCAACCATCAAAATCTGAGTTCatatgaagattctacaacagTTTTAGTGAAGGATCTTACATCAGAATTTTCTAACTACGAAATTTCACGAATTTCTTCATGTATTAACATAAACTTCCATTCACTCTTTCATTCAAGAGGTGGGTTAATGTGATTATGATACCATATATCATGCTACATATCTGTGACTACTTTCATACTCATATATATTTTTCTCCAATCTTTCATGACCACCCATTACCTCTCGTTGATATCATGAAAAGCAGTGCTTGACTTGTCACTTATGACACCTGCTGCCTAGCCTGCGCGTAATTAGtcaaaatatttttctacttttttAAATACAAGGATCACGATACGTGTTAGTGGAAGTGATGATAAAGTGTTTATTCCTCCACCTCTCATAAATGTTTCTCACACGATATGATGGTGGGACCACTCAGAAATTACCACGCTTCTCATTACAAGTCGTGATATGACCTGCTCCATGTCATATGTACTTTATCATACATGTAGGACTAGTTGTGCAAATAATATAGCTATGCAAGTCACAGCTAGGTGctattttctataaaaaaaatgtcacaaattggggatattcatcagggtattggtttggcggcctACAACATACGACGTTCAAGACACCCATTATGAGAAACTGACGGGAAGAGCAGGCAGTTAACGAGTAAAGGAGAAGTGGGTACACAACCGTCTAGTCCTACCTTCACAATAGGGGCACGGTTTCTACCACTTTCACATGATCTCCACTACTTCACTATTCCACAACtctcacttcctatgagatcagggtgttcgACTATTACTTAATATAATATAgattttcaatttattcaaaTAAACAATCAACACAAGTATCTAGATAATACAGGGAAAACACATCTTATATTGTAAAAGAAAGCTCtacattttgatacaagtcaaaaacaaaaacaccTTATAGAGCCTGTATATCTGATTACAACACCTTCTCTGCCTCCCTCCCtaaaatcaacccttctccttcattttttgGTTCAAGTAATACTGGAACGCCGATATCatggtttaggccataattgtaaagattgatctctcgaatctaaagtacacCTGTACATCATTTTTTTTAGGTCCTAGACTCGTTTCCTATCAACCTACCCACTTTTACTCTTTTcttcagaatcagtttttaccctactacaagcCTACCATCAatacttcggactgaaatgtagttgagaccgaattaaaccctcacagaaattcagttacattcgcgctccttacgcctcttgaacacCAGCAGTACTCCGCGAAATTGATTTCATTAGCTAacatcctttacatcctaagagttacttcaaatcaattgaagaatttaaaccaatccgcctcccacaaataagcctatatgtgatttcctttctgATCAAAAATCAAGGTGAGACtagaaatcgattgcaatagacaaattcTAGGAAAACTAAAAATCCaaacttatgactcccgaagagaatcctagattattattcacctcacaagtacaaAGCTCGTGGAATCaaaaaagtctgagacgaagagagctttgtgatttctatctatcttgttttatGGAGTAAAACTCAACAATCAAAATaatatcaggatacacgaatTATCAAAGATAGGAATAGTTCacacctggattcacgaatccctaggtggaatattttcattcactaaaCTCTAGAAGGGTTTGAGGAGAGAAAAAATCTAGTTTGTAAATAGGACACACACGAATAGTGTTGGGGATTAAAAAATCCAAGTTGCTAGAGGTTCTCTTTTATATTGACTTTCAAAGAatgggttgctttaggtttaagctaagatagctttggaaccaagcaatccgtatccaccgttagatgaagctTTGAACtgtttgagtcacaaccatagttataatgtgatcaaatattcCTATTTAGTGTTtctagagatttgttcaaatgtcaattatctcatagaaataattttatatgcatctgaaaatattcgacaaggCAAGTACATGTACTCTACCTCGTTTGTGCATGTCTTAGTCAAGGTTCGTGCGTGTCTTAGTCAAGGTATGTGTACCATTAAGACAAAAACGAGTTCCATAATCATAGAGAACTTTTTTTCGGTTTGGTACCAGGTATGGATACCGCAATAGTTTCAAAATCAACAGTTCAATTACGGTAAGCATACGAGGTATGCATACCAATCTAGGTCTGCGAGTCTACATAATTTTTATGGTATagataccgggtatgtgtaccacaAAGTTGTTGTCGAACTATTCCTAGGCtggtacatgtactacggctatggacctataacagttctcccggtatgtgaactggtatgcatgcTTTCCTGTATCCACATttacaatagttctatattttttttccctaaatcaattcaaaatattcccgaataacatcaatgacacatatcattgatCCAGGTTATTTTCGAGTTATAattcttgaatcacgattttgattatgaacaataaatttctCTTGAACGAAATTCACCAAGTGTGAAAAATGTtcataagcttagtcattatatttcgagaataatatttccaagataaacttgactagaAATTCTTGTTATGCatgcaatagtctaattagtcatgcgacatagtctcatatacAGGAATGTGAATAACtacttgagaaatatgtggttcagtcttcatttaACTTTTGATGTAgaatttctccaaaagcttcagttgattttcgacttcaaacggtagaacgcaatgatatccgattctcaactacacacttctttTCAAATCTGAGACGTggctaattgtagactagaaatcaatatatagttttgatcgactaaatttgacaacaagcttgagatagaaacgctttggaccgagaaatgctctaaaaatATATGCCTATATGTCAAATATAACACATACACGACAAAATTTCCAGCGAGCGATAAATTTTCCATCGCTCAATGGTCAAACCATCGCTAGATGGTCATTGCAGCGCCATCGATGGTCACTATGTCGCTTGGTGGTTTGATCATCGATCATCATTTCCTCATCCAATGGCTATAAATAATTTTCCCCCTCTATAATTGCCTTATTTCAAACTCATTtgaactcacaccagaatttttaAATCTCTTTAGAATTTCTTAATATCTCAATCTTATTCAAATCTAAAACAGTCACACCTGCTTTACACTTCTTAAattcttgtaatatggattcacaatctcaaaatcaatgcaaatgtAAAAATATCAAAGTCCGGGATGAAAAATACAACCTCAaagaagatgaatgcatttgtcgTAGTTATGTTTTTTTTCCCCCAAGATTGTATtgatggtgcacaacaacatgggATATGGGATAACATATTTCGCAAAACATGAAGAACAAACCATGAAAATCTCTAGTCGTGATGCTAAAGGGTTGTCATTGTAATCAATAAGGAAGTCGTCAAATATGTTGATGcgataatgcaagccaagagagACCGTGAGACTGGTCTTATGGATGGTGGTGTTGAAAGACGGGTTCGTACAGAATGGCagcaaaaaatggaaaaaaatttaccTTTCGAaaattgttatcatattttgaaggtgtcCAAAATATATAATCCAGAAGTGTTTGCATCTAATAACAAGTTCCTAAAAGGTCACCATACAATTCTTTTTCCTCGccaccaaattcttcaccattttcaccagctccatcaaattcttcaccagacTCCCAAAGAAACCCGAATGTCAACTTATTTTTCAATAATGATGATGCGAATAAAAAATTATAGGAAGAAACAAAGCAAGACTTGCTAGAAAATTAGCTCAAGAAAGTGGAAGCTCCGATGAATTTAACATGGCGGTGTTTATGGAACATCAGaagaccgtcgagaagcaaaCATATGTTGATAGGAGAATTTAAAACAGAGAGAGTAAAAAAAAGTCGCCTCTCTCAATAAAAATTTGTGAatgactatgacaagcataaaATTATGCAAGATGACACTTCCATTATGAACCCATAGAAAAACATATGTGTCAAATCGAATTTGATAGGATTCAAGCACAAATTGAGCAACAAGCTGGATTTAATAACAACCAacctggtggtgatgatgatgaggatgagttCGATGATGACTTCGATGTAGACCTATAGATAATTGATGTAttagtttaagttttaatttgaaatgctgcatttttaagttttaatttgagGTATTAGTTTAAGTTTTAACTTGATATGTTGTTTTTGCATTCTACTTAATTTGAAATAAAAGTTGActaatttgaaatgttgttgcagTCTATTAAAATAATTTAACGGtctgcgagttataaccccaaaagtgtcactatccatccataaaaaacccttcaaaacaaaagtaacagaaaaaccccatcaaaacaaaagtaacacaaaaaccccaaagaatttgatgaaaccaattttgaaatttggggtttttgtgatcaatttttaaaaatttgtggtttttgtatcaattttatttaagatggagttttaatggaccCCAAAatttgaatggggtttttgtaccacaagttcggtcaccttgggtttttatgactagttttgataacTTAATATTGAATAAAACACAGTACAAACAAATTAACAGTTCAAActaaaatacataacttaataatTCAAATTAAGATACATAACTTGATAATAATTACGCCCACCCGCTCTTCCATACTCTGCTCAAAGATTCACTCCCAGATCTTCTCTTAATTAATCATACAGATTCTGgttctgaatgtaattagtcTTTTGCCCATAATTTCTTGCAGGCAATCCTCTTTGAGGTTGGATCTCAGTCCTCAGATCTCCATCTGCATAGTTAGTCCACTCCTTATCGCgacgggtttcctgaattaccatgttatggaGAACTATGCAAGAgagcatagtcttgtgcatttcacgaggactcAACCGATGATATGGCCCGCAAATGATAgcgaacttcctcttcaaaattccaaaagcgcgTTCTACATCCTTCCTCTACGCCATTTGGCGATCGTTAAAAACACTAGTATGAATGGCTCAATGCACCGCAAGGGGGCTGACGGTAACATTGAACCAACGTTGACCATTTTGGATAGATACCATCCGCAAGATAATACACATGAGTGTACTAATGGCCATTGATCATGAAATACACTTGGGGGACAAATTCCATACTCCAGATTTTCTAATAGAGgcgacttgtgcaaaacattaatatcattttgtgatccggaagaccaaaaaaaaacgTGTCATAGCGAACAATTATAAGAAGCAGCAACTTCAAAGATAACGCGTCAGATAATGACCTTTATATTGACCGGCCCAAATAAACAGGGCATCCTttccatacccaatgcatacaatcaaGACTACCTAGGATTCCTGGGAATCCCCTATCCtcattctccctcaatattttcctaacatcttcctcggttggttttcgtaaatatgttggaccTAAATGATTAATTATTACCTCGtaaaacaatgaaaggtaagtaAACAAAGTTATTTTTCCCATACGTAGGTACTCATCGTTCCCATCCGCTGGTCttccataacctagaatccttaaagccAAAGTAAAATCttgttcaggactatgacctctaatattttgtgcatcaaactgataatcaAATTGAGGTTCTACTAGACAAAGAtcttcaataatctttttcaCCAGATGTCGAGGCATGCAGAACTGACGTTGGAAATCTTCATCAAAGtacacacaattgggaagaaaGTAATTGTACATCAACTTCTGgttcttgagaatacttcttgtGTCTCTGGAACTCtaggtgaaaaaacgggggtctaacaacaccacccaatatttcgcttaacaatctgtatggacaaactccaatatactttttatgagaatcaactagacagtcagactcaatcaataaaaagatatatcaaagattttatatctcaatctctagatttgatctttactcaagaaaatagaaatttgcgagtctttatcaaagagagataacttggacggtaccaaagaccaatgtacaatgatcaatcaatatcaatcaacaaccaaaggttgaatttccaattgatgatcacgaacgtgcaatctgtattatttcaattatataaaatataatgcggaaaagaaataacacagacaccagaaattttgttaacgaggaaaccacaaatgcaaaaaaaaccccgggacctagtccagattaaatacacactgtattaagccgctacagacaatagcctactccaagctaacttcggactggactatagttgaaccccaatcagtctcccaccgatccaaggtacagttgcactcctacgcctctgatcccagcaggatattgcgcacttgattcccttagatgatctcacccacaaccaagagttgctgcaacccaaaatcacagacttggtaataaacagatctgtctcacacagaaaagtctatcaaaggataaatctgtctcccacagataaaccctaggttttgttccgtctttaaatataaaatcaaggtgaacaggaaccaattgataattcggtcttatattcctgaagaacagcctagattaatcaatcacctctgtacaatccttcttgactacacaggcggtttgtcgaggaatcacaaacagtaagacgaagatgtttgtgacttctttgtcttgcttatcggagaactctcgcgatctcaagccaatcaatcgattgtactcgtacgatagaagatgcaagatcagataacacaactacgataaaagtactatcggtctggcttcacaatcccaatgaattctttaagtcgttaacctggttttagataagaaaaccaaaggttaaaggagaatcaactctagcgagcgcactagtatcacacagacgtgtggggattagttttgctcaaagctagatgtctcctttatatagcctttaaatcatagttttgccttagttacaaagcaatccatattcaccgttagatgaaaacctgatttagattcaagctaatatttctcaaccgttagatcgaaaacttatcttgtcacacacacttgggtatacgtttactgggtttgcgaaaaccattcccaaacgtgtacgtgtatgttggttcaacatagtaacccaaaaggttaaccatatgagcatttcatattaaccttgttcttcttcaccataactagttcaattgactcaaatgaactagttaaagagttgttcaattgctatgagatcttatgtaactacacaagacacgattgaaacaaagatgattcgattcaattgaatcggctcatgaagatcatagccacggtttgcataaagcattccttagtaatttaatgtttcgtgttcagagcacatctttagatcataacctcttaagttcaaaaacaagttcgcggatttaagttaatcggttgagttttccaaactcagcagaaattctcggaaagagaacttccgccagttcgcggacttagcaaacaaacgagttttggaaaatccagcagaaattctcagtcgaGAACTTCCAACAGTTCACGgaatgagtctgcggactgggttcgcggacttggcaagccaattccataatccttccgatttctgttgatcaacaaagttcgaaaacttcggttcaaggaatacatggttatgtaatctaaactctcattttaatcattgagacattctcagaggatgctatgtagccgttattcacataccgattcacgtcagagcaattctcaaagtgattgaaacttttcatgactttcgtcactaggtgaagataaacttgatcaaagcgaaatgctttaccaacaaacaatttcgagaaaaagataagcaatgaatgctcagctcgaaatgttaaatgtgtatgatctagtctatatagcatacgacttttgtctcataagtagtaggagatagaatagatagacttttgagtgatagataagttcaagtctccacatacattttttttgatgaagttccacggttccttgtatatatctttgtcgttgtatgatgaatcgccatgaagt
This is a stretch of genomic DNA from Papaver somniferum cultivar HN1 chromosome 1, ASM357369v1, whole genome shotgun sequence. It encodes these proteins:
- the LOC113361021 gene encoding uncharacterized protein LOC113361021, which gives rise to MYNYFLPNCVYFDEDFQRQFCMPRHLVKKIIEDLCLVEPQFDYQFDAQNIRGHSPEQDFTLALRILGYGRPADGNDEYLRMGKITLFTYLSLFYEETRRDKEWTNYADGDLRTEIQPQRGLPARNYGQKTNYIQNQNLYD